A portion of the Gossypium arboreum isolate Shixiya-1 chromosome 8, ASM2569848v2, whole genome shotgun sequence genome contains these proteins:
- the LOC108467562 gene encoding SNARE-interacting protein KEULE-like isoform X1, whose amino-acid sequence MSYSDSDSSSGAGDHHYKNFKQISRERLLHEMLRSAKVKDSKSTWKVLIMDKVTVKVMSYSCKMGDITAEGVSLVEDIYRRRQPLPSMDAIYFIQPTKENVIMFLSDMAGRTPLYRKYVKDLLRNTLHEGLNLQNSKHMTASDICILLSGMWKRAFVYFSSPISRELVAHIKKDSTVLPRIGALSEMNLEYFAIDSQGFITDNGKALEDLFGDEENTRKADACLNVMANRIATVFASLREFPFVRYRAAKSLDPMTMTTFRDLIPTKLAAGIWNCLVKCKSIPNFPQQETCELLVLDRSIDQIAPVIHEWTYDAMCHDLLNMEGNKYVHEVPSKTGGPPEKKEVLLEEHDPIWLELRHAHIGDANLRLHEKMTNFVSKNKAAQHQHGSRDVGEISTRDLQKMVQALPQYSEQIEKLSLHVEIAGKINQIITEQGLKELGQLEQDLVFGDAGMKDVIKFLTTNEAVSHENKLRLMMILAAIYPEKFEGEKGLSLMKLAKLSTEDANAVNNMSLLAPLSESKKGSASSFSLKFDIHKKKRAARKDRCSEQETWQLSRFYPIIEELVEKLSLGELSKDDYPCMNDPSPSFHGSSPAAASIHEAPVAHSMRSRRTPTWARPRGSDDGYSSDSVLRHASSDLKKRGKRIFVFIAGGATRSELRVCHKLTGKLNREVVLGSTSIDDPQQFITKLKQLTPSEISLDDLQI is encoded by the exons ATGTCGTATTCGGATTCCGACTCTTCTTCCGGCGCTGGCGACCACCACTACAAGAATTTCAAGCAAATCAGCCGTGAAA GGTTATTACACGAAATGCTTCGTTCTGCAAAAGTGAAGGACTCTAAATCTACGTGGAAG GTGCTAATCATGGACAAAGTCACGGTTAAGGTAATGTCTTACTCTTGCAAGATGGGTGACATCACAGCAGAAGGAGTTTCAT TGGTAGAAGACATATACAGACGCAGGCAGCCATTGCCATCAATGGATGCTATATACTTCATTCAACCAACCAAAGAGAA TGTTATTATGTTCTTGTCAGACATGGCTGGAAGGACTCCCTTATACAGGAAGTATGTGAAAGATCTTTTACGTAATACATTACATGAGGGGTTAAATCTTCAGAATTCCAAGCATATGACAGCTTCTGATATATGTATTCTTTTATCTGGTATGTGGAAAAGGGCGTTTGTTTACTTCAGTTCGCCTATCTCAAGAGAATTGGTTGCTCACATCAAGAAGGATTCAACTGTCTTGCCTCGCATAGGTGCATTGAGTGAG ATGAACTTGGAGTACTTTGCAATTGACAGCCAG GGTTTCATCACTGATAATGGTAAGGCTCTTGAGGACCTTTTTGGTGATGAGGAAAATACTCGCAAAGCTGATGCATGTTTGAATGTGATGGCTAACCGCATTGCTACAGTATTTGCTTCATTAAGG GAGTTTCCTTTTGTGCGCTACCGAGCTGCCAAGTCTCTGGATCCAATGACCATGACTACTTTCCGTGATCTAATTCCTACCAAGCTTGCAGCTGGAATCTGGAATTGCCTTGTAAAATGTAAATCAATTCCTAACTTTCCTCAGCAGGAAACATGCGAATTGCTTGTCCTTGATCGATCTATAGATCAG ATTGCTCCTGTCATACATGAGTGGACTTATGATGCCATGTGCCATGATCTACTGAATATGGAGGGGAATAAATATGTTCATGAG GTTCCAAGCAAAACAGGAGGCCCTCCTGAGAAAAAGGAGGTTCTTTTGGAGGAGCATGATCCAATATGGCTTGAGCTTCGACACGCACATATAGGAGAT GCTAATTTAAGGTTGCATGAGAAGATGACCAATTTTGTATCAAAGAATAAAGCTGCACAACATCAGCATGGTTCAAG AGATGTTGGTGAAATTTCTACAAGGGATTTGCAAAAAATGGTTCAAGCATTGCCACAATACAGTGAACAAATTGAGAAGCTCTCCCTTCATGTAGAG ATTGCTGGAAAAATCAACCAAATCATCACAGAGCAAGGGCTAAAAGAACTCGGGCAACTGGAGCAAGACCTTGTTTTTGGTGATGCTGGCATGAAAGATGTAATTAAATTTCTTACTACAAATGAG GCAGTATCTCATGAAAATAAGTTGCGGCTGATGATGATTCTTGCAGCCATTTACCCTGAGAAGTTTGAGGGTGAAAAGGGTCTTAGTTTGATGAAG CTAGCAAAATTATCAACCGAAGATGCAAATGCTGTGAATAATATGAGTTTGCTTGCACCATTATCAGAGTCCAAAAAAGGCTCAGCCagttccttttctttgaagtttGATATTCACAAG AAGAAGCGTGCAGCTAGGAAAGACCGATGTAGCGAGCAAGAAACATGGCAATTATCACGCTTTTACCCTATAATAGAG GAGCTTGTTGAGAAACTTAGCTTGGGAGAACTATCGAAGGATGATTATCCTTGCATGAATGATCCTAGTCCAAGTTTCCATGGCTCATCTCCAGCTGCTGCATCCATACATGAGGCTCCAGTTGCTCATTCCATGAGATCAAGGAGGACGCCAACATGGGCTCGGCCTCGTGGTTCAGACGATGGGTATTCAAG TGATTCTGTACTAAGACATGCATCGAGTGATTTGAAAAAGAGGGGCAAACGCATTTTTGTGTTTATAGCTGGTGGAGCTACAAGATCTgag CTAAGGGTCTGTCACAAGCTCACCGGAAAGTTGAACAGGGAAGTTGTTTTAGGCTCAACAAGTATTGATGATCCTCAACAGTTCATCACG AAACTGAAGCAGTTGACTCCAAGTGAAATCTCATTGGATGATCTGCAGATTTGA
- the LOC108467562 gene encoding SNARE-interacting protein KEULE-like isoform X2 encodes MSYSDSDSSSGAGDHHYKNFKQISRERLLHEMLRSAKVKDSKSTWKVLIMDKVTVKVMSYSCKMGDITAEGVSLVEDIYRRRQPLPSMDAIYFIQPTKENVIMFLSDMAGRTPLYRKYVKDLLRNTLHEGLNLQNSKHMTASDICILLSGMWKRAFVYFSSPISRELVAHIKKDSTVLPRIGALSEMNLEYFAIDSQGFITDNGKALEDLFGDEENTRKADACLNVMANRIATVFASLREFPFVRYRAAKSLDPMTMTTFRDLIPTKLAAGIWNCLVKCKSIPNFPQQETCELLVLDRSIDQIAPVIHEWTYDAMCHDLLNMEGNKYVHEVPSKTGGPPEKKEVLLEEHDPIWLELRHAHIGDANLRLHEKMTNFVSKNKAAQHQHGSRDVGEISTRDLQKMVQALPQYSEQIEKLSLHVEIAGKINQIITEQGLKELGQLEQDLVFGDAGMKDVIKFLTTNEAVSHENKLRLMMILAAIYPEKFEGEKGLSLMKLAKLSTEDANAVNNMSLLAPLSESKKGSASSFSLKFDIHKKRAARKDRCSEQETWQLSRFYPIIEELVEKLSLGELSKDDYPCMNDPSPSFHGSSPAAASIHEAPVAHSMRSRRTPTWARPRGSDDGYSSDSVLRHASSDLKKRGKRIFVFIAGGATRSELRVCHKLTGKLNREVVLGSTSIDDPQQFITKLKQLTPSEISLDDLQI; translated from the exons ATGTCGTATTCGGATTCCGACTCTTCTTCCGGCGCTGGCGACCACCACTACAAGAATTTCAAGCAAATCAGCCGTGAAA GGTTATTACACGAAATGCTTCGTTCTGCAAAAGTGAAGGACTCTAAATCTACGTGGAAG GTGCTAATCATGGACAAAGTCACGGTTAAGGTAATGTCTTACTCTTGCAAGATGGGTGACATCACAGCAGAAGGAGTTTCAT TGGTAGAAGACATATACAGACGCAGGCAGCCATTGCCATCAATGGATGCTATATACTTCATTCAACCAACCAAAGAGAA TGTTATTATGTTCTTGTCAGACATGGCTGGAAGGACTCCCTTATACAGGAAGTATGTGAAAGATCTTTTACGTAATACATTACATGAGGGGTTAAATCTTCAGAATTCCAAGCATATGACAGCTTCTGATATATGTATTCTTTTATCTGGTATGTGGAAAAGGGCGTTTGTTTACTTCAGTTCGCCTATCTCAAGAGAATTGGTTGCTCACATCAAGAAGGATTCAACTGTCTTGCCTCGCATAGGTGCATTGAGTGAG ATGAACTTGGAGTACTTTGCAATTGACAGCCAG GGTTTCATCACTGATAATGGTAAGGCTCTTGAGGACCTTTTTGGTGATGAGGAAAATACTCGCAAAGCTGATGCATGTTTGAATGTGATGGCTAACCGCATTGCTACAGTATTTGCTTCATTAAGG GAGTTTCCTTTTGTGCGCTACCGAGCTGCCAAGTCTCTGGATCCAATGACCATGACTACTTTCCGTGATCTAATTCCTACCAAGCTTGCAGCTGGAATCTGGAATTGCCTTGTAAAATGTAAATCAATTCCTAACTTTCCTCAGCAGGAAACATGCGAATTGCTTGTCCTTGATCGATCTATAGATCAG ATTGCTCCTGTCATACATGAGTGGACTTATGATGCCATGTGCCATGATCTACTGAATATGGAGGGGAATAAATATGTTCATGAG GTTCCAAGCAAAACAGGAGGCCCTCCTGAGAAAAAGGAGGTTCTTTTGGAGGAGCATGATCCAATATGGCTTGAGCTTCGACACGCACATATAGGAGAT GCTAATTTAAGGTTGCATGAGAAGATGACCAATTTTGTATCAAAGAATAAAGCTGCACAACATCAGCATGGTTCAAG AGATGTTGGTGAAATTTCTACAAGGGATTTGCAAAAAATGGTTCAAGCATTGCCACAATACAGTGAACAAATTGAGAAGCTCTCCCTTCATGTAGAG ATTGCTGGAAAAATCAACCAAATCATCACAGAGCAAGGGCTAAAAGAACTCGGGCAACTGGAGCAAGACCTTGTTTTTGGTGATGCTGGCATGAAAGATGTAATTAAATTTCTTACTACAAATGAG GCAGTATCTCATGAAAATAAGTTGCGGCTGATGATGATTCTTGCAGCCATTTACCCTGAGAAGTTTGAGGGTGAAAAGGGTCTTAGTTTGATGAAG CTAGCAAAATTATCAACCGAAGATGCAAATGCTGTGAATAATATGAGTTTGCTTGCACCATTATCAGAGTCCAAAAAAGGCTCAGCCagttccttttctttgaagtttGATATTCACAAG AAGCGTGCAGCTAGGAAAGACCGATGTAGCGAGCAAGAAACATGGCAATTATCACGCTTTTACCCTATAATAGAG GAGCTTGTTGAGAAACTTAGCTTGGGAGAACTATCGAAGGATGATTATCCTTGCATGAATGATCCTAGTCCAAGTTTCCATGGCTCATCTCCAGCTGCTGCATCCATACATGAGGCTCCAGTTGCTCATTCCATGAGATCAAGGAGGACGCCAACATGGGCTCGGCCTCGTGGTTCAGACGATGGGTATTCAAG TGATTCTGTACTAAGACATGCATCGAGTGATTTGAAAAAGAGGGGCAAACGCATTTTTGTGTTTATAGCTGGTGGAGCTACAAGATCTgag CTAAGGGTCTGTCACAAGCTCACCGGAAAGTTGAACAGGGAAGTTGTTTTAGGCTCAACAAGTATTGATGATCCTCAACAGTTCATCACG AAACTGAAGCAGTTGACTCCAAGTGAAATCTCATTGGATGATCTGCAGATTTGA
- the LOC108467562 gene encoding SNARE-interacting protein KEULE-like isoform X4, translating into MSYSDSDSSSGAGDHHYKNFKQISRERLLHEMLRSAKVKDSKSTWKVLIMDKVTVKVMSYSCKMGDITAEGVSLVEDIYRRRQPLPSMDAIYFIQPTKENVIMFLSDMAGRTPLYRKAFVYFSSPISRELVAHIKKDSTVLPRIGALSEMNLEYFAIDSQGFITDNGKALEDLFGDEENTRKADACLNVMANRIATVFASLREFPFVRYRAAKSLDPMTMTTFRDLIPTKLAAGIWNCLVKCKSIPNFPQQETCELLVLDRSIDQIAPVIHEWTYDAMCHDLLNMEGNKYVHEVPSKTGGPPEKKEVLLEEHDPIWLELRHAHIGDANLRLHEKMTNFVSKNKAAQHQHGSRDVGEISTRDLQKMVQALPQYSEQIEKLSLHVEIAGKINQIITEQGLKELGQLEQDLVFGDAGMKDVIKFLTTNEAVSHENKLRLMMILAAIYPEKFEGEKGLSLMKLAKLSTEDANAVNNMSLLAPLSESKKGSASSFSLKFDIHKKKRAARKDRCSEQETWQLSRFYPIIEELVEKLSLGELSKDDYPCMNDPSPSFHGSSPAAASIHEAPVAHSMRSRRTPTWARPRGSDDGYSSDSVLRHASSDLKKRGKRIFVFIAGGATRSELRVCHKLTGKLNREVVLGSTSIDDPQQFITKLKQLTPSEISLDDLQI; encoded by the exons ATGTCGTATTCGGATTCCGACTCTTCTTCCGGCGCTGGCGACCACCACTACAAGAATTTCAAGCAAATCAGCCGTGAAA GGTTATTACACGAAATGCTTCGTTCTGCAAAAGTGAAGGACTCTAAATCTACGTGGAAG GTGCTAATCATGGACAAAGTCACGGTTAAGGTAATGTCTTACTCTTGCAAGATGGGTGACATCACAGCAGAAGGAGTTTCAT TGGTAGAAGACATATACAGACGCAGGCAGCCATTGCCATCAATGGATGCTATATACTTCATTCAACCAACCAAAGAGAA TGTTATTATGTTCTTGTCAGACATGGCTGGAAGGACTCCCTTATACAGGAA GGCGTTTGTTTACTTCAGTTCGCCTATCTCAAGAGAATTGGTTGCTCACATCAAGAAGGATTCAACTGTCTTGCCTCGCATAGGTGCATTGAGTGAG ATGAACTTGGAGTACTTTGCAATTGACAGCCAG GGTTTCATCACTGATAATGGTAAGGCTCTTGAGGACCTTTTTGGTGATGAGGAAAATACTCGCAAAGCTGATGCATGTTTGAATGTGATGGCTAACCGCATTGCTACAGTATTTGCTTCATTAAGG GAGTTTCCTTTTGTGCGCTACCGAGCTGCCAAGTCTCTGGATCCAATGACCATGACTACTTTCCGTGATCTAATTCCTACCAAGCTTGCAGCTGGAATCTGGAATTGCCTTGTAAAATGTAAATCAATTCCTAACTTTCCTCAGCAGGAAACATGCGAATTGCTTGTCCTTGATCGATCTATAGATCAG ATTGCTCCTGTCATACATGAGTGGACTTATGATGCCATGTGCCATGATCTACTGAATATGGAGGGGAATAAATATGTTCATGAG GTTCCAAGCAAAACAGGAGGCCCTCCTGAGAAAAAGGAGGTTCTTTTGGAGGAGCATGATCCAATATGGCTTGAGCTTCGACACGCACATATAGGAGAT GCTAATTTAAGGTTGCATGAGAAGATGACCAATTTTGTATCAAAGAATAAAGCTGCACAACATCAGCATGGTTCAAG AGATGTTGGTGAAATTTCTACAAGGGATTTGCAAAAAATGGTTCAAGCATTGCCACAATACAGTGAACAAATTGAGAAGCTCTCCCTTCATGTAGAG ATTGCTGGAAAAATCAACCAAATCATCACAGAGCAAGGGCTAAAAGAACTCGGGCAACTGGAGCAAGACCTTGTTTTTGGTGATGCTGGCATGAAAGATGTAATTAAATTTCTTACTACAAATGAG GCAGTATCTCATGAAAATAAGTTGCGGCTGATGATGATTCTTGCAGCCATTTACCCTGAGAAGTTTGAGGGTGAAAAGGGTCTTAGTTTGATGAAG CTAGCAAAATTATCAACCGAAGATGCAAATGCTGTGAATAATATGAGTTTGCTTGCACCATTATCAGAGTCCAAAAAAGGCTCAGCCagttccttttctttgaagtttGATATTCACAAG AAGAAGCGTGCAGCTAGGAAAGACCGATGTAGCGAGCAAGAAACATGGCAATTATCACGCTTTTACCCTATAATAGAG GAGCTTGTTGAGAAACTTAGCTTGGGAGAACTATCGAAGGATGATTATCCTTGCATGAATGATCCTAGTCCAAGTTTCCATGGCTCATCTCCAGCTGCTGCATCCATACATGAGGCTCCAGTTGCTCATTCCATGAGATCAAGGAGGACGCCAACATGGGCTCGGCCTCGTGGTTCAGACGATGGGTATTCAAG TGATTCTGTACTAAGACATGCATCGAGTGATTTGAAAAAGAGGGGCAAACGCATTTTTGTGTTTATAGCTGGTGGAGCTACAAGATCTgag CTAAGGGTCTGTCACAAGCTCACCGGAAAGTTGAACAGGGAAGTTGTTTTAGGCTCAACAAGTATTGATGATCCTCAACAGTTCATCACG AAACTGAAGCAGTTGACTCCAAGTGAAATCTCATTGGATGATCTGCAGATTTGA
- the LOC108467562 gene encoding SNARE-interacting protein KEULE-like isoform X3, giving the protein MLRSAKVKDSKSTWKVLIMDKVTVKVMSYSCKMGDITAEGVSLVEDIYRRRQPLPSMDAIYFIQPTKENVIMFLSDMAGRTPLYRKYVKDLLRNTLHEGLNLQNSKHMTASDICILLSGMWKRAFVYFSSPISRELVAHIKKDSTVLPRIGALSEMNLEYFAIDSQGFITDNGKALEDLFGDEENTRKADACLNVMANRIATVFASLREFPFVRYRAAKSLDPMTMTTFRDLIPTKLAAGIWNCLVKCKSIPNFPQQETCELLVLDRSIDQIAPVIHEWTYDAMCHDLLNMEGNKYVHEVPSKTGGPPEKKEVLLEEHDPIWLELRHAHIGDANLRLHEKMTNFVSKNKAAQHQHGSRDVGEISTRDLQKMVQALPQYSEQIEKLSLHVEIAGKINQIITEQGLKELGQLEQDLVFGDAGMKDVIKFLTTNEAVSHENKLRLMMILAAIYPEKFEGEKGLSLMKLAKLSTEDANAVNNMSLLAPLSESKKGSASSFSLKFDIHKKKRAARKDRCSEQETWQLSRFYPIIEELVEKLSLGELSKDDYPCMNDPSPSFHGSSPAAASIHEAPVAHSMRSRRTPTWARPRGSDDGYSSDSVLRHASSDLKKRGKRIFVFIAGGATRSELRVCHKLTGKLNREVVLGSTSIDDPQQFITKLKQLTPSEISLDDLQI; this is encoded by the exons ATGCTTCGTTCTGCAAAAGTGAAGGACTCTAAATCTACGTGGAAG GTGCTAATCATGGACAAAGTCACGGTTAAGGTAATGTCTTACTCTTGCAAGATGGGTGACATCACAGCAGAAGGAGTTTCAT TGGTAGAAGACATATACAGACGCAGGCAGCCATTGCCATCAATGGATGCTATATACTTCATTCAACCAACCAAAGAGAA TGTTATTATGTTCTTGTCAGACATGGCTGGAAGGACTCCCTTATACAGGAAGTATGTGAAAGATCTTTTACGTAATACATTACATGAGGGGTTAAATCTTCAGAATTCCAAGCATATGACAGCTTCTGATATATGTATTCTTTTATCTGGTATGTGGAAAAGGGCGTTTGTTTACTTCAGTTCGCCTATCTCAAGAGAATTGGTTGCTCACATCAAGAAGGATTCAACTGTCTTGCCTCGCATAGGTGCATTGAGTGAG ATGAACTTGGAGTACTTTGCAATTGACAGCCAG GGTTTCATCACTGATAATGGTAAGGCTCTTGAGGACCTTTTTGGTGATGAGGAAAATACTCGCAAAGCTGATGCATGTTTGAATGTGATGGCTAACCGCATTGCTACAGTATTTGCTTCATTAAGG GAGTTTCCTTTTGTGCGCTACCGAGCTGCCAAGTCTCTGGATCCAATGACCATGACTACTTTCCGTGATCTAATTCCTACCAAGCTTGCAGCTGGAATCTGGAATTGCCTTGTAAAATGTAAATCAATTCCTAACTTTCCTCAGCAGGAAACATGCGAATTGCTTGTCCTTGATCGATCTATAGATCAG ATTGCTCCTGTCATACATGAGTGGACTTATGATGCCATGTGCCATGATCTACTGAATATGGAGGGGAATAAATATGTTCATGAG GTTCCAAGCAAAACAGGAGGCCCTCCTGAGAAAAAGGAGGTTCTTTTGGAGGAGCATGATCCAATATGGCTTGAGCTTCGACACGCACATATAGGAGAT GCTAATTTAAGGTTGCATGAGAAGATGACCAATTTTGTATCAAAGAATAAAGCTGCACAACATCAGCATGGTTCAAG AGATGTTGGTGAAATTTCTACAAGGGATTTGCAAAAAATGGTTCAAGCATTGCCACAATACAGTGAACAAATTGAGAAGCTCTCCCTTCATGTAGAG ATTGCTGGAAAAATCAACCAAATCATCACAGAGCAAGGGCTAAAAGAACTCGGGCAACTGGAGCAAGACCTTGTTTTTGGTGATGCTGGCATGAAAGATGTAATTAAATTTCTTACTACAAATGAG GCAGTATCTCATGAAAATAAGTTGCGGCTGATGATGATTCTTGCAGCCATTTACCCTGAGAAGTTTGAGGGTGAAAAGGGTCTTAGTTTGATGAAG CTAGCAAAATTATCAACCGAAGATGCAAATGCTGTGAATAATATGAGTTTGCTTGCACCATTATCAGAGTCCAAAAAAGGCTCAGCCagttccttttctttgaagtttGATATTCACAAG AAGAAGCGTGCAGCTAGGAAAGACCGATGTAGCGAGCAAGAAACATGGCAATTATCACGCTTTTACCCTATAATAGAG GAGCTTGTTGAGAAACTTAGCTTGGGAGAACTATCGAAGGATGATTATCCTTGCATGAATGATCCTAGTCCAAGTTTCCATGGCTCATCTCCAGCTGCTGCATCCATACATGAGGCTCCAGTTGCTCATTCCATGAGATCAAGGAGGACGCCAACATGGGCTCGGCCTCGTGGTTCAGACGATGGGTATTCAAG TGATTCTGTACTAAGACATGCATCGAGTGATTTGAAAAAGAGGGGCAAACGCATTTTTGTGTTTATAGCTGGTGGAGCTACAAGATCTgag CTAAGGGTCTGTCACAAGCTCACCGGAAAGTTGAACAGGGAAGTTGTTTTAGGCTCAACAAGTATTGATGATCCTCAACAGTTCATCACG AAACTGAAGCAGTTGACTCCAAGTGAAATCTCATTGGATGATCTGCAGATTTGA
- the LOC108468311 gene encoding uncharacterized protein LOC108468311, whose amino-acid sequence MGNRREATSVVTSTLTGLINDNFNKNEENMSGSDVSSSDSDASERVNLDGLNMDGIEVDKLRDSDDSGRLDSAHGSDSDGQKWAEFNLENDMSNPRLKVGMLFKSKDSLKEAAKQLFQRRYICLQAYKDGYKAGCRRIVGLDRCFLKGYYGGYLLAAVRIDTNNGIYPLAYAAVESENQASWLWFLELLTIDLEIMSSYQISFMSDKQKGLVEAICMLFPNAEIRHCVRHLHANFKKAGFRTKELKYLFWKVARASTTRKSGDAMDELRKANQHAYDWLKEKNPTHWSRSHFSIRSHSDILMILEARGKPILTMIETIRTNIMLLIVKKKEEADKWKGILCLKIEKKRIEDKYQVEYGLGSQHVVDLVENSYSCRNWDLTGIPCMHALAVIHLKEEFPKTYVQTWYTKQTQLQIYSNFVSPVRGPKQWVSLSNMLSILPPPLRRPLGRPTKVRRKEPEEPQIIERLSKRGVEIRCNKCKRVGHNKKSCKGEVGQNIPVKRHKVDVPTQQQATPNQQKGTPTQQAALTQLPTAPTHQQAALKQKLPFKRKPTTIRWMPSTEESSMTDH is encoded by the exons ATGGGCAATAGAAGAGAAGCTACCAGTGTTGTTACATCTACTTTAACAG GTTTAATTAATGACAATTTTAATAAGAATGAAGAAAACATGTCTGGTAGTGATGTGTCTAGTAGTGATAGTGATGCATCTGAAAGAGTTAATTTAGATGGTTTAAACATGGATGGTATAGAAGTAGATAAACTACGTGATAGTGATGATTCTGGGAGGTTAGATAGTGCACATGGATCTGACTCAGATGGCCAAAAATGGGCTGAGTTCAACCTAGAGAATGACATGAGTAATCCTAGACTTAAGGTTGGAATGTTATTTAAGTCTAAAGACAGTCTAAAAGAAGCTGCCAAGCA GTTGTTTCAAAGGAGGTATATCTGTCTGCAGGCATACAAAGATGGCTATAAGGCTGGTTGTAGGAGGATAGTAGGTTTAGATAGATGTTTCTTAAAGGGATACTATGGTGGCTATTTGCTTGCAGCTGTTAGAATAGATACAAATAATGGCATCTATCCTCTTGCATATGCTGCTGTCGAAAGTGAAAATCAAGCATCATGGCTTTGGTTCTTAGAGTTGCTTACAATAGACTTGGAAATTATGAGCTCGTACCAAATATCTTTCATGTCTGACAAACAAAAG GGACTTGTAGAAGCAATATGTATGTTGTTTCCTAATGCAGAAATAAGACACTGTGTTAGGCACCTACATGCCAATTTCAAGAAGGCTGGTTTCCGAACAAAGGAATTGAAATATTTGTTTTGGAAAGTTGCCAGAGCAAGCACTACAAGGAAGTCTGGGGATGCCATGGATGAACTGAGGAAAGCCAATCAGCATGCTTATGATTGGTTGAAGGAAAAGAACCCTACTCACTGGTCAAGGTCTCACTTCTCAATTAGGAGCCATTCTGACATATTG ATGATACTGGAAGCAAGAGGGAAACCTATTTTGACCATGATAGAAACAATAAGGACCAATATTATGTTGCTtattgttaagaagaaagaagaagctgACAAATGGAAAGGAATTTTGTgtctaaaaatagaaaaaaagaggAT TGAGGACAAGTATCAGGTTGAATATGGTCTAGGCAGCCAGCATGTGGTGGACTTAGTTGAGAATTCCTACTCATGCAGGAATTGGGATCTCACTGGCATCCCTTGCATGCATGCATTAGCTGTCATTCATTTAAAAGAAGAGTTCCCAAAGACCTATGTACAAACCTGGTATACCAAGCAAACCCAGCTTCAAATTTACTCCAATTTTGTAAGTCCAGTAAGGGGTCCTAAACAATGGGTCTCTTTGTCAAACATGCTATCAATATTGCCTCCTCCCCTAAGAAGGCCACTTGGCAGACCTACTAAGGTGAGAAGGAAAGAGCCTGAAGAACCACAAATAATAGAAAGGTTGAGCAAGAGAGGGGTGGAGATAAGGTGCAATAAATGCAAAAGAGTAGGTCACAATAAGAAGAGTTGCAAAGGGGAAGTTGGCCAAAACATTCCA GTTAAAAGACATAAAGTTGATGTCCCAACTCAGCAACAGGCTACCCCAAATCAGCAAAAGGGTACCCCAACTCAACAGGCTGCCCTAACTCAGTTACCTACTGCCCCAACTCATCAACAAGCTGCCCTAAAACAAAAGCTCCCATTCAAGAGAAAACCAACCACTATTAGATGGATGCCTTCTACTGAAGAGTCATCCATGACAGACCATTGA
- the LOC108468128 gene encoding peptidyl-prolyl cis-trans isomerase FKBP17-2, chloroplastic-like gives MATSFSSPPFLSYPLTRTPRFSSSSQTPPPNSQPPNPPPSPKLTTTSSEQQPPVTVREPKPPKPTTTVETTDWIASSLTRRFGLGAGLAWAAFLAVGVISEQIKTRIEVSEQEANTRDVEKQEEVVLPNGIRYYELRIGGGASPRNGDLVVLDLKGKIEGRGEVFIDTFDGDKKPLALVMGSRPYTKGMCEGIEYIVRSMKAGGKRRVIVPPNLGFGENGADLGTGVQIPPFATLEYIVEVDKVSIAPA, from the exons ATGGCAACTTCCTTTAGCTCTCCACCATTTCTATCTTACCCACTAACAAGAACTCCTCGCTTCTCTTCTTCCTCGCAAACACCTCCTCCTAACTCACAACCACCCAATCCACCACCATCTCCTAAATTAACCACAACTTCATCTGAGCAGCAACCACCGGTAACTGTGCGAGAACCAAAGCCCCCCAAACCTACCACCACTGTTGAAACCACTGATTGGATAGCTTCCTCCTTGACCAGGCGCTTCGGCCTTGGTGCTGGCCTTGCATGGGCTGCCTTCCTTGCTGTTGGAGTCATCTCTGAACAAATTAAGACTCGCATTGAAGTTTCTGAACAAGAAGCAAATACAAG AGATGTTGAGAAGCAAGAAGAGGTGGTGCTGCCCAATGGTATAAG GTACTATGAATTGAGAATTGGTGGAGGGGCTTCTCCAAGGAATGGAGACTTGGTAGTGCTTGATCtaaaagggaaaattgaaggCAGAGGTGAAGTATTTATTGATACATTTGATGGAGACAAGAAGCCACTTGCTCTGGTAATGGGATCAAGGCCTTACACCAAAGGAATGTGTGAAGGGATAGAATATATAGTGAGATCAATGAAAGCAGGAGGCAAAAGGAGAGTCATAGTTCCTCCCAATTTGGGGTTCGGAGAAAATGGTGCAGATTTGGGAACGGGTGTCCAGATTCCACCCTTTGCAACCCTTGAATACATAGTTGAGGTTGATAAAGTCTCCATTGCACCTGCATGA